A region from the Takifugu rubripes chromosome 22, fTakRub1.2, whole genome shotgun sequence genome encodes:
- the LOC101067963 gene encoding zonadhesin-like yields the protein MLAGLRGGLAATAALLVLTLTGSRCRAEDVHPSLKDSVCPVNCNFENDLCGWEQLIQDSFDWTRHSGPTPSDLTGPDQDHTTGAGFYMYIEGNSVTHGDSARLLSSSCLYNGPLCLEFWYHMFGSATAMALNIYLLKDNRATKVWSAKNNRGPMWHQAQIDIGATAPFKIIVEAIRGSNAESDVAIDDISIHAGSCTGFPAMAVESWLPTTPADVPPSRLVCNAECNFDRHLCSWSQTVTDAFDWTWQSGSTPTPMTGPSADHTGGGRYLYIEASSVTHGDTARLISAECSNSGPKCLQFWYHMYGSADTMGLHVYLVQNNLARNVWRMTNDQGNMWRLAEVELTTTGVFQIIFEGRRGSNEESDVAIDDVKLYHGECADLNKPTPAATTSMPTSTEATVEPTIATTSAQPETTTGATQPLTTAEPATTGATQAQTTAEPATTAEPTTTGTGTPRPPTTAEPATTAEPTTTGAPHPPTTARPPTTAEPVTTAEPTTTGAPRPPTTAEPATTAEPTTTGAPRPPTTAEPATTAPLCPPNSHYSPCVPACTPTCTHLNGPPHCVQIEACNPGCVCNDGFVQKGSVCVPIGQCGCVDENGHKHQFDEEWYTSHCRQKCECEEEDGVGEIECDDEDGCDDDAVCLPNQEGDYYCQPTGFGDCTMTRDSKYSTFDELKYGFEGEHSYVLVRSKNLPQNFQDVYVEGIYAQIHDGDDSSEEERDRRDSDEDDDEEEDSNEQDGRHRLRELKIRVYNHTVEFKKNRGLVVDGRNIKPPVSPSAGLKIYQRSSRIYLKSDFGLLVKFDGHGAAEITLPRIYRRKVGGLCGNFDQQRHNDWMKPDGTLARNVREFGASWRV from the exons ATGCTCGCAGGACTCCGCGGAGGTTTGGCGGCCACAGCGGCTCTGCTCGTTCTAACCCTGACAGGGAGTCGGTGCAG GGCCGAAGACGTTCATCCATCACTGAAAGACTCAG TCTGTCCCGTAAACTGCAACTTTGAAAACGATCTGTGTGGGTGGGAGCAGCTTATTCAGGACAGTTTCGATTGGACGAGACATTCCGGACCCACGCCATCAGACCTAACCGGCCCGGACCAGGACCACACCACCGGAG CTGGTTTCTACATGTACATTGAGGGAAACAGCGTAACCCATGGAGATTCAGCCCGCCTCCTGAGCTCATCGTGCCTGTATAACGGACCGCTCTGCTTGGAATTCTGGTACCACATGTTCGGTTCGGCGACTGCGATGGCGCTCAACATCTACCTCCTCAAAGACAACAGAGCCACCAAAGTCTGGTCGGCCAAGAACAACCGCGGCCCAATGTGGCATCAGGCACAAATCGACATCGGTGCGACAGCTCCATTTAAA ATCATCGTGGAAGCTATTCGAGGCTCTAATGCTGAATCGGATGTCGCCATTGATGACATTTCAATCCACGCTGGCTCATGCACAG GTTTTCCAGCCATGGCAGTTGAAAGTTGGCTTCCTACTACACCTGCGGATGTGCCACCTTCACGACTAG TGTGCAACGCTGAATGTAACTTTGACAGACACCTCTGTAGCTGGAGTCAGACGGTCACAGATGCTTTTGACTGGACGTGGCAAAGCGGttcaacccccacccccatgacGGGGCCCTCTGCTGACCACACAGGGG GTGGTCGGTATCTTTACATCGAGGCCAGCAGCGTGACACATGGGGACACGGCTCGTCTGATCAGCGCCGAGTGTTCTAACTCAGGGCCAAAGTGTCTGCAGTTCTGGTATCACATGTACGGCTCAGCCGATACGATGGGCCTCCACGTGTACTTGGTCCAGAACAATTTGGCTCGTAATGTTTGGAGAATGACCAATGACCAGGGAAATATGTGGCGTCTGGCTGAGGTGGAGCTCACAACCACTGGAGTGTTCCAG ATCATCTTTGAGGGACGAAGAGGCTCGAATGAAGAGTCCGATGTGGCCATAGATGATGTAAAGCTTTATCATGGAGAGTGCGCAG ACCTGAATAAACCAACACCAGCAGCCACAACCTCTATGCCGACATCAACAGAAGCTACAGTGGAGCCAACAATTGCTACAACCTCAGCTCAGCctgaaacaacaacaggtgcaacACAACCTCTAACTACTGCTGAGCCAGCAACAACAGGTGCAACACAAGCTCAAACTACAGCTGagccagcaacaacagctgagccaacgacaacaggtacaggtacaccacgccctccaactactgctgaaccagcaacaacagctgagccaacaacaacaggtgcaccacaccctccaactactgct cgccctccaactactgctgaaccagtaacgacagctgagccaacaacaacaggtgcaccacgccctccaactactgctgaaccagcaacaacagctgagccaacaacaacaggtgcaccacgcCCTCCAACAACAGCTGAACCAGCAACAACAG CACCACTGTGTCCCCCCAACAGTCATTACTCCCCTTGTGTCCCTGCCTGCActcccacatgcacacacctgaaCGGTCCCCCACACTGCGTCCAGATTGAGGCATGTAACCCAGGATGTGTGTGCAATGACGGCTTTGTGCAGAAgggcagtgtgtgtgtccctATTGGACAGTGTGGCTGTGTGGACGAGAATGGCCACAAACACCAG TTCGATGAAGAGTGGTACACCAGTCACTGCAGGCAGAAATGTGAGTGTGAGGAAGAAGACGGGGTGGGTGAGATTGAGtgcgatgatgaagatggatgCGATGACGACGCCGTCTGCCTCCCGAATCAAGAGGGGGATTATTACTGCCAGCCCACAG GGTTCGGGGATTGTACCATGACCAGAGACTCCAAGTACTCGACCTTTGATGAGTTGAAGTATGGCTTCGAAGGCGAGCACTCCTACGTGCTGGTCAGGTCCAAAAACTTGCCACAGAACTTCCAGGATGTTTATGTGGAGGGCATCTATGCACAAATCCACGACGGCGACGACAGCAGTGAAGAAGAGCGCGATCGTAGAGatagtgatgaagatgatgacgaagaggaggacagcAACGAGCAAGACGGGCGCCACAGGCTGCGCGAGCTCAAGATCCGAGTGTACAACCACACCGTGGAGTTCAAGAAGAACCGGGGGCTGGTC GTGGATGGAAGGAATATCAAACCTCCCGTTTCACCATCTGCCGGTCTGAAAATCTACCAACGCTCATCTCGCATCTACCTGAAGTCCGACTTCGGTCTCTTGGTGAAGTTTGATGGACATGGCGCCGCAG AGATCACTCTACCACGCATATATAGGAGGAAGGTGGGAGGTCTGTGTGGGAACTTTGACCAGCAGAGGCACAACGACTGGATGAAGCCAGATGGCACGCTCGCCCGCAACGTCCGCGAGTTTGGAGCCAGCTGGAGAGTTTAG